A genome region from Deinococcus sp. KNUC1210 includes the following:
- a CDS encoding benzoate/H(+) symporter BenE family transporter → MGAAAGRRERVAGMAAQAMTFRASRWPLSALAAGLIAVLVSFSSNIPLFVQMFAATHFSPSQSVSSLSAMYLTLGLLGGALCLLYRAPIILGWNTPGLALLIAEGSRFSPQDVVGALLLSALALTVIGLSGAFDTVARHLPPALASALLAGVLLPFVLRGLAAVPAAPSLTLPLLGAYLLGRAFAPRWAVPAALLAGLGAAALSGQLHFSVPHPLGHLELIRPAFSLSAALTLALPSTVLALSAQHLPGLAILQTSGYSRVPVRPLITLTGLGALFAAPFGSITLNMGAITAAICTGPDAHPDPAKRYIAGLSCAGGYLALGLGAGGLLLAGAFPAPLMQALASVALLGAVLSGLDGVMKDPHWREPALLTLAVTASGFSLLGLSGAVWGLLLGWGLALLRDGWARKRKRA, encoded by the coding sequence GTGGGGGCTGCTGCTGGGCGGCGCGAGCGCGTGGCTGGCATGGCGGCGCAGGCGATGACCTTCCGCGCCTCCAGATGGCCGCTCAGCGCCCTGGCGGCTGGCCTGATCGCCGTGCTGGTCAGCTTTTCGAGCAATATCCCGCTGTTCGTGCAGATGTTCGCCGCCACGCATTTCTCGCCCTCCCAGTCGGTCAGCAGCCTGAGCGCCATGTACCTGACGCTGGGACTGCTGGGCGGCGCACTGTGCCTGCTGTACCGCGCCCCGATCATCCTGGGATGGAATACGCCGGGGCTGGCCCTGCTGATCGCCGAAGGCAGCCGCTTTTCGCCGCAGGACGTGGTGGGAGCGCTGCTGCTGAGCGCCCTGGCCCTGACCGTCATCGGCCTGAGCGGGGCTTTCGATACGGTGGCCCGCCACCTGCCCCCGGCCCTGGCATCGGCGCTGCTGGCGGGCGTGCTGTTGCCGTTCGTGCTGCGGGGGCTGGCGGCGGTGCCTGCCGCGCCCTCGCTGACGCTGCCGCTGCTGGGCGCTTACCTGCTGGGCCGCGCCTTCGCGCCACGCTGGGCGGTGCCCGCTGCACTGCTGGCAGGCCTGGGAGCCGCCGCCCTGAGCGGCCAGCTGCACTTCAGCGTGCCGCATCCGTTGGGGCACCTCGAACTCATTCGCCCCGCCTTCAGCCTGAGTGCCGCCCTGACGCTGGCGCTGCCCAGCACCGTGCTGGCACTCTCCGCCCAGCACCTTCCCGGCCTCGCCATCCTCCAGACGAGCGGGTACAGCCGCGTTCCGGTCAGGCCGCTCATCACCCTGACCGGGCTGGGAGCGCTGTTTGCAGCACCCTTCGGTAGCATCACGCTGAATATGGGCGCGATCACGGCGGCGATCTGCACCGGGCCAGACGCTCACCCCGACCCCGCCAAGCGCTACATAGCGGGCCTGAGCTGTGCGGGCGGCTACCTGGCACTCGGCCTGGGCGCGGGAGGCCTGCTGCTGGCAGGCGCGTTTCCCGCGCCGCTGATGCAGGCGCTGGCAAGCGTGGCGCTGCTGGGCGCGGTGCTCAGTGGACTGGACGGCGTGATGAAAGACCCGCACTGGCGAGAACCCGCCCTCCTCACACTCGCGGTGACCGCTTCGGGCTTCAGCCTGCTGGGCCTGAGCGGCGCGGTGTGGGGCCTGCTGCTGGGCTGGGGGCTGGCGCTGCTGCGCGACGGCTGGGCACGGAAAAGGAAGCGAGCATGA
- a CDS encoding HNH endonuclease, which produces MRDREFTMQQYKEAITILQHQGKWTAVRQKMLTFQYNCTERTIIEPELTRFMGWAGHKGNSDYGRLGKLIGVRLLDENAAFLAEGWPFLSSGEWRESDYEFWPGRRFYWTMRPALAQALEELGLVGPPAEVPDIIEPEFGEVPPEHYPEGATRQVTVNAYERNRSARSACIRHHGTLCTVCDSDLTEFYGPVAEGFIHVHHLKPLSEIGERYTVNPETDLAPVCPNCHAMLHRRTPPYTIEELRAMIQEAHP; this is translated from the coding sequence ATGCGTGACCGGGAATTTACAATGCAGCAATACAAGGAAGCAATAACCATCTTGCAGCATCAAGGCAAATGGACAGCCGTTCGCCAAAAGATGTTGACCTTTCAGTACAACTGCACCGAAAGAACAATTATCGAGCCAGAACTCACACGTTTTATGGGCTGGGCAGGACATAAAGGCAACAGCGATTATGGACGCCTTGGAAAGCTCATCGGAGTCAGACTTCTTGACGAAAATGCTGCCTTTTTGGCAGAGGGATGGCCGTTTTTATCATCTGGCGAGTGGCGCGAGAGTGATTATGAGTTTTGGCCCGGACGCCGTTTTTACTGGACGATGCGCCCTGCTCTCGCCCAGGCGCTTGAAGAACTGGGGCTGGTCGGCCCGCCAGCAGAGGTGCCGGACATCATCGAGCCGGAATTCGGGGAAGTGCCGCCTGAGCACTATCCAGAAGGCGCAACCAGACAGGTCACAGTTAATGCCTACGAACGAAACCGCAGCGCGAGAAGTGCCTGTATCAGGCATCACGGCACACTCTGCACTGTTTGCGATTCAGATTTAACAGAGTTTTACGGCCCCGTCGCAGAGGGCTTTATCCATGTTCACCACCTCAAACCACTCTCTGAAATTGGCGAACGCTATACCGTGAATCCAGAAACTGACCTCGCGCCCGTTTGCCCCAACTGCCATGCCATGCTTCACCGCCGCACACCGCCTTACACGATTGAAGAGCTACGCGCCATGATTCAGGAGGCCCACCCATGA
- a CDS encoding homoaconitate hydratase family protein: protein MTTPPATNHEPHANKPQTMAERILSKRGNGTFYAGMLAVVEVDQVMVVDSIAQSFIERMERDLESVPKYPERVSIVIDHVAPASTVSVAQAQKEAREYAAKTGVRLFDVGRGICHQVLIEEGLAKPGWIVLGSDSHSTTYGAVAAFGSGMGATDIALSAASGKTWLRVPESVKVTLTGELTAGVGAKDVALEMIARLGADGATYQSVEIHAGDRFTRGERMTLANLCVEAGAKAGLVVPGGEILTMYDVPEWVYPQDGATYVRELEIDLSSLRPRMSAPSEVDNVHDVAELRGLNVDQVFIGTCTNGRLEDLHAAAEVLRGHRVDPTTRLLVIPASSEVMEAAMADGTLLTLIQAGAVLGTPGCGPCMGRHQGVLAPGEVCVSTSNRNFIGRMGDKDAKIYLASPAVAAATAIKGRIALPEDIHGMPA, encoded by the coding sequence ATGACCACGCCACCCGCCACAAACCACGAACCACACGCCAACAAGCCTCAGACCATGGCCGAGCGCATCCTGTCCAAGCGCGGCAACGGCACCTTTTATGCCGGCATGCTGGCCGTGGTGGAAGTCGATCAGGTGATGGTGGTGGACAGCATCGCCCAGAGCTTCATCGAGCGCATGGAACGCGACCTGGAAAGCGTGCCGAAGTACCCGGAGCGCGTCTCCATCGTGATCGACCACGTGGCCCCCGCCAGCACCGTCAGCGTGGCGCAGGCGCAGAAGGAGGCCCGCGAGTACGCCGCCAAAACGGGCGTGCGACTGTTCGATGTGGGGCGCGGCATCTGCCATCAGGTCCTGATCGAAGAGGGCCTCGCCAAACCCGGCTGGATCGTGCTGGGGTCCGACAGCCACAGCACCACCTACGGCGCGGTGGCGGCCTTTGGCAGCGGCATGGGAGCCACCGATATCGCCCTGAGCGCGGCGAGCGGCAAGACCTGGCTGCGCGTGCCGGAAAGCGTGAAGGTGACGCTGACGGGCGAGCTGACAGCGGGCGTGGGCGCAAAAGACGTGGCGCTGGAGATGATCGCGCGACTGGGCGCAGACGGAGCGACCTATCAGAGCGTCGAGATTCATGCGGGCGACCGCTTCACACGCGGCGAGCGGATGACGCTGGCGAACCTGTGCGTCGAGGCGGGCGCGAAAGCCGGGCTGGTGGTGCCGGGCGGCGAGATTCTGACCATGTACGACGTACCGGAGTGGGTGTACCCGCAGGACGGCGCGACGTATGTGCGCGAACTCGAAATCGACCTGAGCAGCCTGCGCCCCCGCATGAGCGCCCCCAGCGAGGTGGACAACGTTCACGACGTGGCCGAGCTGCGCGGCCTGAACGTCGATCAGGTGTTTATCGGAACGTGTACCAATGGCCGACTGGAAGACCTGCACGCCGCCGCCGAGGTGCTGCGCGGGCACCGCGTGGACCCCACCACCCGCCTGCTGGTCATTCCCGCCAGCAGCGAGGTGATGGAAGCGGCGATGGCCGACGGCACGCTGCTCACGCTCATTCAGGCGGGCGCGGTGCTGGGGACGCCCGGCTGTGGGCCGTGCATGGGGCGGCATCAGGGGGTGCTGGCTCCCGGCGAGGTGTGCGTGAGTACCAGCAACCGCAATTTCATCGGGCGCATGGGCGACAAGGACGCGAAGATTTATCTGGCCTCGCCTGCGGTTGCCGCCGCCACCGCTATTAAAGGGCGAATTGCGCTGCCGGAAGATATTCACGGAATGCCAGCCTGA
- a CDS encoding GNAT family N-acetyltransferase — protein MSQTPPTIRLATATDIPRLLPLMRGLAEYEHYLDVFAVTEDVLRRQGFEKSPPDFYALVADSGSDLLGTLVYYFLPFTATARPTLFIKELYVAQEARGQHLGEQLMAKAAQQALEHGCGGMRWAVADWNAGGKKFYERLGATPNPIWIDYGLNGEALERLAKDSL, from the coding sequence ATGAGCCAGACACCCCCAACCATCCGACTCGCCACCGCTACCGACATTCCCCGCCTCCTGCCACTGATGCGTGGGCTGGCAGAATACGAACACTATCTGGACGTGTTCGCCGTCACCGAAGACGTGCTGCGGCGGCAGGGCTTCGAGAAGTCGCCGCCCGATTTCTATGCGCTGGTAGCCGACTCCGGTTCCGACCTGCTGGGCACGCTGGTGTATTACTTCCTTCCGTTTACGGCGACTGCCCGGCCCACGCTGTTTATCAAAGAGCTGTACGTGGCACAGGAAGCGCGTGGGCAGCACCTCGGAGAGCAGCTGATGGCGAAGGCGGCGCAACAGGCGCTGGAGCACGGCTGCGGCGGCATGCGCTGGGCGGTGGCCGACTGGAATGCGGGCGGCAAAAAGTTCTATGAGCGGCTGGGAGCCACGCCCAATCCGATCTGGATCGATTACGGCCTGAATGGGGAAGCGCTGGAGCGGCTGGCAAAGGACAGCCTGTGA
- a CDS encoding PhzF family phenazine biosynthesis protein, which yields MKLPLYQIDAFTRRVFGGNPAAVLPLPHWLPDALLQHVAAENNLAETAFFVPLEGQPGRYQLRWFTPTQEVNFCGHATLATAHALWECLGVIAPKLTFQTRMGDLTAVRGEDGAVVLDFPRLDPVPASQTPAELSELLGTPVHEVFTVAAGNVSVFAVLDSEAAVRELVPDWARLSPLDDLTITARGEQADFVSRCFAPGMGIPEDPVTGSAHATLAPYWSGKLGKTLLHALQVSARGGELHCEVLPDRVKVSGHAALYLQGSIHLTNTDS from the coding sequence GTGAAGCTGCCGCTCTACCAGATCGACGCCTTCACCCGGCGCGTGTTCGGCGGCAATCCGGCGGCGGTGCTGCCTCTTCCCCACTGGCTGCCCGACGCCCTGCTGCAACACGTCGCTGCCGAGAACAATCTGGCGGAAACGGCCTTTTTCGTGCCGCTGGAAGGACAGCCCGGCCGCTATCAGCTGCGCTGGTTCACGCCCACGCAGGAGGTCAATTTCTGCGGGCATGCCACGCTCGCCACAGCCCACGCGCTCTGGGAATGTCTGGGAGTCATAGCCCCCAAACTGACGTTCCAGACGCGCATGGGCGACCTGACGGCGGTGCGCGGCGAAGATGGCGCGGTGGTGCTCGACTTCCCCAGGCTCGACCCGGTGCCAGCGTCTCAGACGCCCGCCGAACTCTCTGAGCTGCTGGGAACACCCGTCCACGAGGTCTTCACGGTGGCGGCTGGAAATGTCAGCGTGTTCGCGGTGCTCGACTCGGAAGCGGCAGTCAGGGAACTGGTGCCCGACTGGGCGCGGCTGAGTCCTCTCGACGATCTCACCATCACGGCGCGGGGCGAGCAGGCCGATTTCGTTTCGCGCTGCTTCGCCCCCGGCATGGGCATTCCCGAAGACCCGGTGACGGGTTCCGCGCACGCCACCCTCGCGCCCTACTGGAGCGGGAAACTGGGAAAGACGCTGCTGCATGCGCTTCAGGTCTCGGCACGCGGCGGCGAACTGCACTGCGAGGTACTGCCAGACCGGGTCAAGGTCAGTGGGCACGCGGCGCTGTATTTACAGGGCAGCATCCACCTCACGAACACGGACAGCTGA
- a CDS encoding RidA family protein: MDNSPTRRFLFPDGLAKVPGYTPVVEVRAGRTVYISGQVPTDEFGRLIGTDDFEAQARQVFENLGRALRAAEMDFSHIVKFGIYLTDMANLAAMRRVRDEFIDAAQPPASTLVQVAALGHPQWLFEVDAVAVAPLDAGA; encoded by the coding sequence ATGGACAATTCACCTACCCGCCGCTTTCTCTTCCCCGACGGACTGGCAAAAGTGCCCGGTTACACGCCTGTCGTCGAGGTTCGCGCAGGGCGCACGGTCTACATTTCCGGGCAGGTACCGACCGACGAATTCGGACGCCTGATCGGTACGGACGACTTCGAGGCGCAGGCCCGGCAGGTCTTTGAGAATCTTGGGCGGGCGCTCCGGGCCGCCGAGATGGATTTTTCCCACATCGTGAAGTTCGGCATCTACCTGACCGATATGGCGAACCTCGCTGCCATGCGCCGCGTGCGCGACGAATTTATCGACGCCGCGCAGCCGCCCGCCAGCACGCTGGTTCAGGTGGCGGCGCTGGGACATCCGCAGTGGCTGTTCGAAGTGGACGCCGTCGCTGTCGCTCCTCTGGATGCAGGCGCATGA
- a CDS encoding VOC family protein has translation MKIRLDHSVLHVSNWESSNAFYRDVMGAEVIARGAGYFYRFGTQQLNLHGPGLNPAPLARVPVVPGNSDLCFVWDGPVEAAAEHLNAHGVAVELGPVARFGAQGEGRSVYFRDPDGSLLEFISYANGKAEQP, from the coding sequence ATGAAGATTCGCCTCGATCACAGCGTTCTGCACGTCTCGAACTGGGAAAGCTCCAACGCCTTCTACCGCGACGTGATGGGCGCGGAGGTCATTGCACGCGGCGCAGGCTACTTCTACCGCTTCGGCACGCAGCAGCTGAACCTGCACGGCCCCGGCCTGAACCCCGCGCCGCTGGCCCGCGTTCCGGTGGTACCGGGCAACAGCGACCTGTGCTTTGTCTGGGACGGCCCGGTTGAAGCCGCCGCCGAGCATCTGAACGCGCACGGCGTGGCGGTGGAACTCGGCCCGGTGGCGCGGTTCGGAGCGCAGGGCGAGGGCCGAAGCGTGTACTTCCGTGACCCGGACGGCAGCCTGCTGGAATTCATCAGCTACGCGAATGGCAAAGCTGAACAGCCATGA
- a CDS encoding DJ-1/PfpI family protein produces MTLTIGIFVFDGFEALDVAGPFEVFSTAGRLTARQGQLPAFKPIMLSQFSQSVSGRGAFRVVPHGTIDHHPPLDVLILPGGVVDDANDEQVLGWVQAQQETVQLTASVCTGAFILGWAGLLPELATTHFEDQELLAATFPGTRISQQRFVDAGHIVTAGGISAGIDMSLHLVERLHSRELAEQTARQMEYEWKHQPPEPPPGDVGY; encoded by the coding sequence ATGACCCTGACCATCGGTATCTTCGTATTCGACGGCTTCGAGGCGCTCGATGTGGCGGGGCCGTTCGAGGTCTTCAGCACGGCAGGCCGCCTGACCGCCCGGCAAGGACAGCTGCCCGCCTTCAAGCCGATCATGCTGTCTCAGTTCTCGCAGTCGGTCAGCGGGCGTGGGGCGTTCCGGGTGGTTCCGCACGGCACCATCGACCACCACCCGCCGCTGGACGTGCTGATTCTGCCGGGCGGCGTGGTGGACGACGCCAACGACGAACAGGTGCTCGGCTGGGTGCAGGCGCAGCAGGAGACGGTGCAGCTCACGGCGTCGGTCTGCACCGGGGCGTTCATTCTGGGCTGGGCCGGACTGCTGCCCGAACTGGCGACCACCCACTTTGAAGATCAGGAGCTGCTGGCTGCCACCTTTCCCGGCACCCGCATTTCGCAGCAGCGTTTTGTGGATGCCGGGCACATCGTCACGGCGGGGGGCATCAGCGCGGGCATCGACATGAGCCTGCATCTGGTCGAGCGCCTGCACAGCCGCGAACTGGCCGAGCAGACGGCGCGGCAGATGGAATACGAGTGGAAACACCAGCCGCCCGAACCGCCCCCCGGCGACGTGGGGTACTGA
- a CDS encoding homoaconitate hydratase (catalyzes the formation of homoisocitrate from cis-homoaconitate) has protein sequence MPRIWKFGDSVNTDDILPGKFAPFMAGEDVFQTFAFHYIRPEFAAEVRPGDLLIGGRNWGLGSSREYAPAALKKLQVGGIIAPSFARIHYRNLLNLGIPAFEADLTNVLEDGDEVSLDMASGELRRGSDVFHLPPAPEFLREALAEGSILAFYKKYQRFPGEAPADSGPTSS, from the coding sequence ATGCCCCGAATCTGGAAATTTGGCGACTCCGTGAACACCGACGACATTCTTCCCGGCAAATTTGCGCCGTTCATGGCGGGCGAGGACGTGTTTCAGACGTTCGCCTTTCATTACATCCGCCCGGAATTCGCTGCCGAGGTGCGCCCCGGCGATCTGCTGATCGGGGGCCGCAACTGGGGCCTGGGCAGCAGCCGCGAGTACGCCCCAGCCGCGCTGAAAAAGTTGCAGGTGGGCGGCATCATCGCGCCGAGTTTTGCCCGCATCCATTACCGCAACCTGCTGAATCTGGGCATTCCAGCGTTCGAGGCCGACCTGACGAACGTGCTGGAAGACGGCGACGAGGTGAGCCTCGACATGGCCTCGGGCGAGCTGCGGCGCGGCTCTGACGTGTTTCACCTGCCCCCCGCCCCCGAATTTCTGCGCGAGGCCTTGGCCGAGGGCAGCATCCTGGCGTTTTACAAGAAATATCAGCGTTTTCCGGGCGAGGCCCCCGCAGACAGCGGGCCGACTTCAAGCTGA
- a CDS encoding zinc-ribbon domain-containing protein: MSILEVICPVCDEVLELSDADRAELEIGDLIVCENCHAEMEVTRNAGDDFDLELMGILTTCPNCGEEFDVTEDMLEASGTISGNGSEGGAVVQCPHCQAHIELEFEEEPQS, from the coding sequence ATGAGTATTTTGGAAGTCATCTGCCCCGTCTGTGATGAGGTGCTGGAACTGAGCGACGCAGACCGCGCCGAACTGGAGATCGGGGACCTGATCGTCTGCGAGAACTGTCACGCCGAAATGGAAGTGACGCGCAACGCGGGCGACGATTTCGACCTCGAACTGATGGGCATTCTGACCACCTGCCCCAACTGCGGCGAGGAATTCGACGTGACCGAGGACATGCTGGAAGCCAGCGGGACCATCAGTGGCAACGGTTCGGAGGGCGGCGCGGTGGTGCAGTGTCCGCACTGTCAGGCCCATATCGAGCTGGAATTCGAGGAGGAGCCCCAGAGCTGA
- the lysW gene encoding lysine biosynthesis protein LysW encodes MAIVKFESPESGAIIELENPELGELVLDEDTGVELEVVSIDPPRLAPAPQEAEDWGE; translated from the coding sequence ATGGCAATCGTCAAATTTGAAAGCCCCGAGAGCGGCGCGATCATCGAACTGGAGAATCCTGAACTCGGCGAACTGGTGCTGGACGAAGATACCGGCGTAGAGCTGGAAGTCGTGAGCATCGACCCGCCCCGCCTCGCTCCCGCGCCTCAGGAAGCAGAGGACTGGGGAGAATAA
- the lysX gene encoding lysine biosynthesis protein LysX yields the protein MAELAVLYDRIRPDERMLFEALDELGVPYDKVYTPQLKLTFDAAGTAQVPWKVAIERCVSQSRGHGVTRALEGFGVKVINPAHVIELCGDKLATNARLHAAGLPTPRTGVAFDGEAALQLIEDLGYPVVLKPTVGSWGRMVSKLNDRDAAEAVIEHKEVLGGPQHGIFYVQELIAKPERDIRAFVVGGVCIGAIYRTSEHWITNTARGAKASRCEVTPELADLAVRSAAAVNGQIVAIDLVEDPQRGLLVIEINHTMEFKNSVSTTGVNIPKAMAEYAIGLLNG from the coding sequence ATGGCCGAACTCGCTGTACTGTACGACCGAATCCGCCCCGACGAGCGGATGCTGTTTGAAGCCCTGGACGAGCTGGGTGTGCCCTATGACAAGGTCTACACACCACAGCTGAAATTGACCTTCGATGCGGCTGGCACGGCGCAGGTGCCTTGGAAGGTCGCCATCGAGCGCTGTGTGTCGCAGTCTCGCGGCCACGGCGTCACGCGGGCGCTGGAGGGCTTCGGCGTCAAGGTCATCAACCCTGCCCACGTCATCGAACTGTGCGGCGACAAGCTGGCGACCAATGCCCGGCTACACGCGGCGGGCCTGCCCACTCCGCGCACAGGCGTGGCCTTCGACGGCGAGGCAGCGCTGCAACTGATCGAGGACCTCGGGTATCCGGTGGTGCTCAAACCCACTGTCGGAAGCTGGGGCCGCATGGTCAGCAAGCTGAACGACCGCGACGCCGCCGAAGCCGTGATCGAGCACAAAGAGGTGCTGGGCGGCCCACAGCACGGCATTTTCTACGTTCAGGAGCTGATTGCCAAACCCGAGCGCGATATCCGCGCCTTCGTGGTGGGCGGCGTGTGCATCGGGGCGATCTACCGCACTTCCGAGCACTGGATCACCAACACGGCACGCGGGGCAAAAGCCAGCCGCTGCGAAGTGACGCCCGAGCTCGCCGATCTGGCAGTCAGGTCGGCGGCAGCGGTCAACGGGCAGATCGTGGCGATTGATCTGGTAGAAGACCCGCAACGCGGCCTGCTGGTGATCGAGATCAATCACACCATGGAATTCAAGAACTCGGTGAGCACCACCGGCGTCAACATTCCAAAAGCGATGGCCGAGTACGCGATTGGCCTGCTGAACGGCTGA
- a CDS encoding type II secretion system protein yields the protein MKRKTSDVLHENVEIFTKDLPLEAGTVKLRRQQGFTLIELLIVIAIIGILAAVLIPNLLNARKAANNTAAQSYLRNAVTAAESYRTNYNAPVGTSIACNDAKLLSGTTPTSIDQTANQCLISQNANGTVGYVKSSNGNTYQFNGSTIVAGTFTTLPSLP from the coding sequence ATGAAGAGAAAAACATCTGATGTGCTGCACGAAAATGTGGAGATTTTCACGAAAGATCTGCCTTTAGAGGCAGGCACTGTCAAACTTCGCAGGCAGCAGGGCTTTACGCTCATCGAGCTTCTCATCGTGATCGCAATTATCGGCATCCTCGCTGCTGTCCTGATTCCCAATCTGCTGAATGCCAGGAAGGCTGCCAACAATACTGCTGCCCAGTCGTATCTCCGGAATGCCGTGACTGCTGCCGAAAGCTACCGGACGAACTACAACGCACCGGTTGGCACTTCCATCGCCTGCAACGATGCGAAGCTGTTGAGTGGGACCACGCCCACCAGCATCGACCAAACTGCCAATCAGTGCCTCATCAGCCAGAACGCCAACGGCACGGTTGGATACGTCAAGAGCAGCAACGGCAACACCTATCAGTTCAACGGCTCCACCATTGTCGCAGGCACCTTTACGACGCTGCCCAGCCTGCCCTGA
- a CDS encoding ABC transporter permease yields MSLLRWLFVWQVARKELLSTLRDRRTLISTILMPLILIPVFTVGFPLLLGRAFSGQSQDRQLVGVIGTLPAALRSQLTQDAGGEVGVRLLPVTDALKAVQSGQVQAVLKVAGTLPTEAGSQSGTVQLYAKLGNLKAESGVISKLKSALSAYNASLVAAKLKERGLPASFLTPIRVQTLDASRPQEAASGQLAFIIPMFLLQFILAGSMATAIDSTAGEKERGTLEVLLVSPIRRSEVVVGKLLATTLTALTAAGFGLLGVLLSGVIGAVLLRGQIGAVAGQMGGRLNITPGSIAVLILMALSAALLLSALLIAVSIFARSYKEAQTYITPISLLIVLPAVGLQFADFIGRGAALYSIPVVNAMVVILDIVKGVLNTPMALLAVVVNLVFTALLVMLAVRSFGREAVIFRN; encoded by the coding sequence ATGAGCCTGCTGCGCTGGCTGTTCGTATGGCAGGTGGCCCGCAAGGAACTGCTCAGTACCCTGCGCGACCGCCGCACGCTGATCAGTACCATCCTGATGCCGCTGATTCTGATTCCGGTGTTCACGGTGGGATTTCCGCTGCTGCTGGGCCGGGCCTTCAGTGGGCAGAGCCAGGATCGGCAGCTCGTGGGGGTGATCGGGACGCTGCCTGCCGCACTCAGATCGCAGCTGACGCAGGATGCAGGCGGTGAGGTCGGCGTGCGGCTGTTGCCCGTGACCGACGCGCTGAAGGCGGTGCAGAGCGGTCAGGTTCAGGCGGTGCTGAAGGTCGCGGGGACGCTGCCCACCGAGGCTGGGAGTCAGAGCGGAACGGTGCAGCTCTATGCCAAACTCGGCAACCTGAAGGCCGAATCCGGCGTCATCAGCAAGCTCAAATCGGCACTGAGTGCGTATAACGCCTCGCTGGTCGCCGCCAAATTAAAAGAACGCGGTCTGCCCGCCAGTTTCCTGACGCCGATCCGCGTGCAGACGCTCGATGCCAGCAGGCCGCAGGAGGCCGCCAGCGGGCAGCTGGCCTTCATCATTCCGATGTTTCTGCTGCAATTCATTCTGGCAGGCAGCATGGCAACTGCCATCGACAGCACCGCCGGAGAGAAGGAGCGCGGCACGCTGGAAGTGCTGCTGGTGTCGCCCATTCGCCGCTCGGAAGTGGTGGTCGGCAAGCTGCTGGCGACCACGCTCACCGCCCTGACCGCCGCCGGATTCGGCCTGCTGGGTGTGCTGCTTTCGGGCGTGATCGGTGCGGTGCTGCTGCGCGGGCAGATCGGCGCAGTGGCAGGGCAGATGGGCGGGCGGCTGAACATCACGCCCGGCAGCATCGCCGTTCTGATCCTGATGGCGCTGTCGGCAGCCCTGCTGCTGAGTGCCCTCCTGATCGCGGTCAGCATCTTCGCCCGCAGCTACAAGGAGGCTCAGACGTACATCACGCCGATTTCCCTGCTGATCGTGCTTCCGGCGGTGGGGCTGCAATTTGCCGACTTCATCGGGCGCGGGGCAGCGCTGTACAGCATTCCCGTGGTCAATGCGATGGTGGTGATTCTGGACATCGTGAAGGGAGTACTGAACACGCCGATGGCGCTGCTGGCGGTGGTGGTCAATCTGGTATTCACAGCCCTGCTGGTGATGCTGGCCGTCAGATCCTTCGGGCGCGAAGCGGTCATTTTCCGGAACTGA